Genomic segment of Actinomycetota bacterium:
TGCTGCTGGCGTTCACCGACGACAAAGCCGCCAACGGCCCGGTGCTCGGCCTGCACTTCGGGATGACCGGACACCCCCACCCCGCCGCGCCCGGGGAGCCGGCTCACCGATGGGACCGGCTGGTCTTTGAGTTCGACGACTCCACACAGCTGCGCTACCGCAACCAGCGCAGGCTCGGCTACATCCGGCTGTCGCCGCGGGCGCTCGTGACCGACCTGCTCTGGGGGCTCGGCCCCGAGCCGCTGGAGGCGCCGGCTGCGTGGTTCGCCGAGACCCTGTCGCGGCGGCGGGGGCCGGTGAAGGGTGTCCTTCTGGACCAGGGGTTTTTGGCGGGCATCGGCAACATCTACGCCGACGAGGCGCTGTTCGAGGCGGGGATACGTCCGGACAGGCCCGCGAACACACTGTCGGCGGCCGAGTCCAGAAACCTGCACCGCGCGATCCGGTCCACTCTCAGGCGCGGGATCCGCGCTGCCGAGGCGGGCAGGCGCCCACGGCTGGCGCTGGCGGACGTCCGGACGCGGGCGGCCAGACAGCGGACGGGGCCGGGGCTGACGGCGGTGCCGTGTCCGAGCTGTGGCCGGCCGCTGAACGCCGCGACTCTCGGGGGCCGGACCTCCTACTTCTGCGCGCGCTGCCAGAGCTGACTCAGGCTTCCGGCGCGGCCTTTTTCGCCGGTGCCTCGTGGGTCGGGTCTCCCACGGGCGGCGGCTCGCCCCTGGGCGAAGCCCCCGCCGACGCAGTGGCCGCAAGGGGCTCGGCGGGTCGTGAGCCCGCGGGCGCGAACGCGGCCTCCGGCGACCCCCGCTTCAGGACGGCCTCGGTGTCGATCACGGTCCAGGGGCCTTCGCGGCCTTCGGACATGAAGCGCTCCACGTTGCGTGGACGCCGCCGCTGTCTGCGGGCCAGCCGCACGAGAAGGTCCATCACCGCCGGCTCGGTCTCCGCGGGCCGCACGTCGGCCCTGCCCGAACGCACCAGCTCGTCCCAGAACGCCTCCCCGCGCTCGGTCCGCACGACCACGATGCACCAGCCCTCCATGCCCAGGCCCCCGAGGGAGATGTCCGCGTGCTCGGCGGAGAAGTCCGGACAGAACGGGCACCCCCAGGTCCGGGCCATCGGACGGCACTCCGCCAGCGGGATCTCGATGTCCTCGCCGGTGTCCATCGTCACGACGATTCGTCCTTTGATGTTGATCTTGGCGACGCGGGTCATGTCGATGCCGTAGCGGCCCTGCAGCGTCGCCTCCAAAAACGGCTCCGGCAGAAAAGTCTCGGAGCACATGAGCCCGATCGTCAGGGCGATGCGGTTGGACCACTTGCGCACTCCGGACATGGCCAGCATCGGGGCGGCCGAGACCTCGCAGGACACCCCGACCATCGCCACCCTGCGCAGCCTGCGCTCAAAGGCGGCTTTCAGTGCCAGCGGCGTGGCGCAGTAGGTGTAGCGGGACCGTGAGGTGCCGAGCACCTCCTCGGGCGTCGTGACCAGCGCGGGCTGCGTCATCTGGCTGGCCCCGTCGAAAGCAGACACGACGGCACCGTCCAGCGTGCCCGTCTCGAGCCCGTGCAGGAGCAGCGCGGACCCGATCCCGCCGTCCTGGGACTTCGCGACGACCTCGGGGTCCGATGACCGGGCGATCACCACCTGCCGGTGCACGCCGAACAGGTCGTCCGGACCGCGGATGCGTCCGAACAGGTGCTGCTCCAGCTCCGGCCAGTTCCACCGCCAGATGCCGGCGTCGTGGTCCAGGCGCGGGCAGGCTCTCGCGCAGATGTCGCAGCCGGTCTGTCCGTGGCTGCAGTCGTCCGGGCGCTCGACGTCTGTCTGAAACGGCTTTTCCATGGCGTAGTCGTAGCCCAGGACGTGGTGCGGGCACACGAGCACACACGCGGCGCAGCCGCAGCAGACGTCGGTGGCAACGATCTCCCGGAAAAGCTCGCGCCACTGGCTCACACTCTCGCCTCCCGGCCCTGCCAATACGGCTCGCGGAGCTCCCGCTTGCGGATCTTGCCCGCCAGGTCGCGGGGCAGCTGCCTGAACTCCACCGACCTGGGGCGCTTGTAGTCGGCCAGCCGCTCCCCCACCCACCTCTGGATCTGCTCGGAGGTGAGGTCCGCTCCGGGGGCCGGCTGGACTATCGCGTGCACGGATTCCCCCCATTGGTCGTCCGGGACTCCGATCACCGCCACGTCGCTGACGCCGGGATGGGAGTGGATGGCCGACTCGACCTCCGCCGAGTAGATGTTCACCCCGCCGGAGATGATCATGTCGCGCTTTCGGTCCACGATGTACAGGTAGCCGTCGTCGTCGAGGTATCCGACGTCTCCGACCGTGAAAAACTCCCCGCGCCGCGACGCCTCCGTCTCCTGCGGCCTGCGGTAGTACTCGGTGATCAGCGCAGGCGACTTGATCCAGATCTCCCCCGGCACCCCCCGCGGGCACTGCTGCGCCTGCTCGTCGAGGATCTCGATCTCCACGCCTTCGGTGACCCGGCCGCACGACCCGGGCTTGGCGAGCTGCTCGTGCGGCCGGATCAGCGTGTTCATGCCGGACTCGCTGGAGCCGTAGAACTCGTAGAGCGTCTGACCGAACAACTGCATCACCCGGCGCTTGAGCTCATACGGGCAGGGGGCGGCGGCCATGATCAGGCACCGCATGCTCGAAACGTCGTAGCGGCCCAGCACCTCGGCCGGCAGGTCCACGATCCTTTGCAGCAGAGTCGGCGCCATAAAGGCCGACGTGCAGCCGTGTCCGGCGATCAGCTCGAGCGCCCGCTCGGGATCGAACCTCGGCATCACGACGTTCGTCCCCCCGAGCACCAGCGTTATGGCGGCGAAGATCGCGGGGGCCGAGTGGTAAAGCGGCCCGGCAATCAGATGGACGTCGTCGGCCCGCAAGCCGAACTCGGCGATGTAGGAAAGCACCACCGACGGGTCCGAGCCCGATGCGCGGTAGGCCCCCTTCGGGTTGCCGGTCGTCCCGGCGGTGTAGGTCATGGAGGGCCCCAAGAGGCCGCCCTCTGCCAGCGGCGGAGGTTCGGGGGCCCCGGTGGCAATGACCTCCTCCAGAAGCCTCCAGCCGTGCGGCGGGCTCGACTGCCCCCACGAGACGCAGAGCCTGAGCAGTGGACACTCGGCCCGCACCGAGTCCACCGCTTCGACCAGCTCCGGACCGCAGAACACCGCAACCGACTCGCTGTCCCGCAGCTGGTACCGAATCTCGGCCGGCTTGAGGCGGTAGTTCATCGGCACCCCAACCGCGCGCATCTTGCGCGTGGCGGCCGAGACCACGAACTGGTCCAGCGAGTTGTGGCCGGCGGACGAGCACTTGTCGCCGGATGCGACGCCTTGCGCAAGCAGGGCGTTGGCCAGGCGGTTGGACCGCTCCTCCAGCTGCGCGTACGTGAGAACGGCACCGTCGGCGACGGCCGCCGCCTTGCCCGGCTGGGAAGCGGCGTGAGCGGTCAGGAGGTCCAGGCTGACCCCTCCCCGGACGCCGCCGGCTGGGCCTGGGCCGTCCCGAGGCGGCGGCGGGCATCTGCGACCGTGGTCTGCGGACCGTGGCCCGGCAGAATCCTCACCGAGCCGTCCAGCGACGGCAGCAGCGACTCAACGACCGACCTCCGCAGGACCGCGCCGTCGCCGCCCGGATAGCCGGTGTGCCCGAGACCCCCGGCGAACAGGCTGTCGCCGGTAAAGCAGACCTCGCCGGCGTCATAGCAGACTCCCCCGGGCGTGTGCCCCGGGGTGTGGATCACCCTGACCCGGCACCCCGCGACCTCGATGTCACCGGGTTCGACCGCCTCAAGCCTCGCCGGCCTCAGGCGCCGGAGCCTGGACACGAGCCGGCCCCCGTGGGTCACCCCCCGCAGCAGGCCCCCGGATGCGCAGTCGTCCAGCCACACCGCGTCCAGGGCGTGCAGAAGGACGGGGGCCGAGCACCGGTCCGACAGGTCCCTTGCGCTCCAGACGTGGTCGGGGTGGCCGTGGGTCAGCAGCACCGCCTCGACCACCAGG
This window contains:
- a CDS encoding AMP-binding protein, whose amino-acid sequence is MDLLTAHAASQPGKAAAVADGAVLTYAQLEERSNRLANALLAQGVASGDKCSSAGHNSLDQFVVSAATRKMRAVGVPMNYRLKPAEIRYQLRDSESVAVFCGPELVEAVDSVRAECPLLRLCVSWGQSSPPHGWRLLEEVIATGAPEPPPLAEGGLLGPSMTYTAGTTGNPKGAYRASGSDPSVVLSYIAEFGLRADDVHLIAGPLYHSAPAIFAAITLVLGGTNVVMPRFDPERALELIAGHGCTSAFMAPTLLQRIVDLPAEVLGRYDVSSMRCLIMAAAPCPYELKRRVMQLFGQTLYEFYGSSESGMNTLIRPHEQLAKPGSCGRVTEGVEIEILDEQAQQCPRGVPGEIWIKSPALITEYYRRPQETEASRRGEFFTVGDVGYLDDDGYLYIVDRKRDMIISGGVNIYSAEVESAIHSHPGVSDVAVIGVPDDQWGESVHAIVQPAPGADLTSEQIQRWVGERLADYKRPRSVEFRQLPRDLAGKIRKRELREPYWQGREARV
- a CDS encoding Coenzyme F420 hydrogenase/dehydrogenase, beta subunit C-terminal domain, with translation MSQWRELFREIVATDVCCGCAACVLVCPHHVLGYDYAMEKPFQTDVERPDDCSHGQTGCDICARACPRLDHDAGIWRWNWPELEQHLFGRIRGPDDLFGVHRQVVIARSSDPEVVAKSQDGGIGSALLLHGLETGTLDGAVVSAFDGASQMTQPALVTTPEEVLGTSRSRYTYCATPLALKAAFERRLRRVAMVGVSCEVSAAPMLAMSGVRKWSNRIALTIGLMCSETFLPEPFLEATLQGRYGIDMTRVAKINIKGRIVVTMDTGEDIEIPLAECRPMARTWGCPFCPDFSAEHADISLGGLGMEGWCIVVVRTERGEAFWDELVRSGRADVRPAETEPAVMDLLVRLARRQRRRPRNVERFMSEGREGPWTVIDTEAVLKRGSPEAAFAPAGSRPAEPLAATASAGASPRGEPPPVGDPTHEAPAKKAAPEA
- a CDS encoding DNA-formamidopyrimidine glycosylase family protein produces the protein MPELPEVEGFRLVIDRHMGGRRIRRVRALDAWMLRDTTPAKFERALTGRTVTRTHRRGKLLLAFTDDKAANGPVLGLHFGMTGHPHPAAPGEPAHRWDRLVFEFDDSTQLRYRNQRRLGYIRLSPRALVTDLLWGLGPEPLEAPAAWFAETLSRRRGPVKGVLLDQGFLAGIGNIYADEALFEAGIRPDRPANTLSAAESRNLHRAIRSTLRRGIRAAEAGRRPRLALADVRTRAARQRTGPGLTAVPCPSCGRPLNAATLGGRTSYFCARCQS
- a CDS encoding MBL fold metallo-hydrolase — translated: MILERFVCGRTRTNAYLMAGDGASGCYVVDPGSGASPKIWSAAQDLGLVVEAVLLTHGHPDHVWSARDLSDRCSAPVLLHALDAVWLDDCASGGLLRGVTHGGRLVSRLRRLRPARLEAVEPGDIEVAGCRVRVIHTPGHTPGGVCYDAGEVCFTGDSLFAGGLGHTGYPGGDGAVLRRSVVESLLPSLDGSVRILPGHGPQTTVADARRRLGTAQAQPAASGEGSAWTS